In the Leptolyngbya sp. SIO1E4 genome, one interval contains:
- the rpoB gene encoding DNA-directed RNA polymerase subunit beta, translating to MTDQITKVSTFALPDLVEIQRSSFRWFLEEGLIEELDSFSPITDYTGKLELHFLGKDYKLKSPKYMVDEAKRRDATYAVQMYVPTRLINKETGEIKEQEVFIGDLPLMTDRGTFIINGAERVIVNQIVRSPGVYYKAETDKNGRRTYNANLIPNRGAWLKFETDKNDLVWVRIDKTRKLSAQVLLKALSLTDGEIFDSLRHPEYFQKTIEKEGQFSEEEALLELYRKLRPGEPPTVSGGQQLLESRFFDPKRYDLGRVGRYKLNRKLRLSVPDTMRVLTPQDILSAIDYLINLEFDIGAVDDIDHLGNRRVRSVGELLQNQVRVGLNRLERIIRERMTVSDADSLTPASLVNPKPLVAAIKEFFGSSQLSQFMDQTNPLAELTHKRRLSALGPGGLTRERAGFAVRDIHPSHYGRICPIETPEGPNAGLIGSLATHGRVNEFGFIETPFYRVENGRVRRDLPPTYMTAAEEDDLRVAAGDMPTDAEGYILGDMVPVRYRQDFAATPPDEVDYVAVSPVQIISVATSLIPFLEHDDANRALMGSNMQRQAVPLLRPERPLVGTGLEAQAARDSGMVVVSRTAGEVVYVDANRVRVRDLEGQVHDYFLQKYQRSNQDTCLNQRPLVFQGDRVLAGQVLADGSAAEGGEIALGQNVLVSYMPWEGYNYEDAILISERLVYDDIYTSIHIEKFEIEARQTKLGPEEITREIPNVGEDALRQLDETGIIRTGAWVESGDILVGKVTPKGESDQPPEEKLLRAIFGEKARDVRDNSLRVPNGEKGRVVDVRVFTREQGDELPPGANMVVRVYVAQKRKIQVGDKMAGRHGNKGIISRILPIEDMPYLPDGTPIDIVLNPLGVPSRMNVGQVFECLLGWAAENLDVRFKITPFDEMYDKEASRNTTHGKLQEARDRTGSDWVFNPDDPGKIQLYDGRTGDPFDRPVTVGKAYMLKLVHLVDDKIHARSTGPYSLVTQQPLGGKAQQGGQRFGEMEVWALEAYGAAYTLQELLTVKSDDMQGRNEALNAIVKGKAIPRPGTPESFKVLMRELQSLGLDIAVHKVETREDGTSRDVEVDLMADLSSRRTPSRPTYESITSPEMEEVEE from the coding sequence ATGACCGACCAAATCACTAAGGTTTCCACCTTCGCTTTGCCCGATCTTGTCGAAATCCAGCGTTCTAGTTTCCGATGGTTTCTAGAGGAAGGGTTAATTGAGGAGCTGGATAGTTTTTCACCCATTACCGACTACACCGGTAAGTTAGAGCTTCATTTTCTCGGGAAAGACTACAAGCTCAAAAGCCCGAAGTACATGGTGGACGAAGCTAAGCGACGGGATGCCACCTATGCAGTACAGATGTATGTGCCAACGCGCCTGATCAACAAAGAGACAGGTGAAATTAAGGAGCAGGAAGTCTTTATCGGCGATTTGCCTCTGATGACTGACCGAGGCACTTTCATTATTAACGGTGCAGAGCGGGTTATCGTCAACCAGATCGTTCGGAGTCCAGGAGTTTACTACAAAGCAGAAACCGATAAAAACGGGCGACGTACTTACAATGCTAACCTGATTCCCAACCGGGGTGCCTGGCTCAAGTTTGAAACGGATAAAAATGACTTAGTCTGGGTTCGCATTGATAAAACTCGTAAGCTCTCTGCCCAGGTCTTGCTGAAGGCACTCAGCCTAACGGATGGGGAAATCTTTGATTCCTTGCGTCATCCAGAGTATTTCCAGAAAACTATCGAGAAAGAAGGTCAGTTCAGCGAGGAAGAGGCCCTACTCGAGCTTTACCGCAAGCTGCGACCAGGGGAACCCCCCACGGTGTCAGGCGGACAACAGTTACTGGAGTCTCGCTTTTTTGATCCAAAACGATATGACTTAGGTCGGGTCGGACGTTACAAGCTGAATCGTAAGCTGCGGCTCAGCGTACCCGATACGATGCGGGTATTAACCCCTCAAGATATTCTGTCGGCGATCGACTATCTCATCAACTTGGAATTTGATATTGGTGCCGTTGATGACATTGATCACCTAGGGAATCGGCGGGTGAGATCGGTCGGTGAGCTGCTACAAAACCAGGTGCGCGTCGGCTTGAATCGTTTGGAGCGTATCATTCGTGAGCGGATGACCGTGTCTGACGCTGATTCTTTGACACCAGCCTCTCTGGTCAACCCGAAGCCTTTAGTCGCTGCGATTAAAGAATTCTTCGGCTCTAGCCAGCTCTCTCAATTTATGGATCAGACGAATCCCTTAGCTGAACTCACCCATAAGCGCCGTCTCAGCGCTTTAGGGCCGGGAGGCCTCACTCGTGAGCGAGCTGGGTTTGCAGTACGAGATATTCACCCTTCTCATTATGGCCGTATCTGCCCAATTGAAACGCCTGAAGGCCCCAATGCTGGCTTAATTGGCTCCCTGGCGACCCATGGACGTGTCAATGAATTTGGCTTTATTGAAACGCCTTTTTACCGAGTAGAAAATGGTCGGGTGCGGCGAGATTTACCCCCAACATATATGACCGCCGCTGAAGAAGATGACCTGCGAGTGGCGGCAGGAGATATGCCTACCGACGCTGAGGGATACATTCTGGGGGATATGGTGCCTGTACGCTACCGGCAGGACTTTGCAGCTACCCCTCCGGACGAAGTAGACTACGTCGCGGTTTCTCCTGTCCAGATTATCTCGGTGGCAACATCCCTGATTCCGTTTCTGGAGCATGATGACGCCAACCGAGCGCTGATGGGTTCCAACATGCAGCGCCAGGCGGTGCCACTGCTACGTCCTGAGCGTCCTCTCGTGGGAACCGGGCTAGAAGCCCAGGCAGCCCGAGATTCCGGCATGGTTGTCGTGAGTCGGACAGCAGGCGAAGTGGTCTATGTTGATGCCAATCGGGTGCGGGTACGAGACCTGGAAGGGCAGGTGCATGACTATTTCCTCCAAAAGTATCAGCGCTCTAACCAAGACACGTGTTTGAACCAGCGACCTCTGGTATTCCAGGGAGATCGGGTGCTGGCAGGGCAGGTGCTGGCGGATGGCTCTGCTGCGGAAGGCGGTGAGATCGCGCTTGGACAAAACGTTTTAGTCTCTTACATGCCTTGGGAAGGCTACAACTACGAAGACGCAATCCTCATTAGTGAGCGGTTGGTGTATGACGATATCTACACCTCTATCCACATTGAAAAGTTTGAAATTGAGGCGCGTCAAACCAAGCTAGGACCCGAGGAAATTACCCGTGAAATTCCAAATGTCGGGGAAGATGCCCTGAGACAACTAGATGAAACGGGGATTATCCGAACGGGTGCCTGGGTCGAGTCTGGCGACATTTTGGTCGGTAAAGTCACTCCTAAAGGGGAATCAGACCAGCCGCCAGAGGAAAAGCTCTTACGAGCAATTTTTGGAGAGAAAGCTCGGGATGTTCGAGATAACTCTCTGCGAGTGCCCAACGGGGAGAAAGGGCGGGTCGTAGACGTTCGTGTCTTTACCCGTGAGCAGGGGGATGAATTACCCCCTGGAGCCAACATGGTAGTACGGGTTTATGTCGCCCAAAAACGGAAGATTCAGGTAGGCGACAAGATGGCCGGTCGCCACGGGAATAAGGGCATTATTTCCCGCATTCTGCCGATTGAAGACATGCCTTACTTACCCGATGGCACTCCCATTGATATTGTGCTTAATCCTCTTGGGGTACCTTCTCGGATGAATGTCGGGCAAGTGTTTGAATGCTTGCTGGGGTGGGCCGCAGAAAATCTGGACGTGCGCTTTAAAATCACCCCGTTTGACGAGATGTATGACAAGGAAGCGTCTCGCAACACGACCCACGGGAAGCTTCAGGAAGCTCGGGATAGAACCGGGAGTGATTGGGTCTTTAATCCTGATGATCCTGGGAAGATTCAGCTCTATGATGGCCGCACTGGTGACCCCTTCGATCGCCCTGTGACAGTGGGTAAAGCCTACATGCTGAAGCTGGTTCATCTCGTAGATGACAAGATCCATGCCCGTTCGACAGGTCCTTACTCCTTAGTTACGCAACAGCCCCTAGGTGGCAAAGCTCAACAGGGAGGTCAGCGCTTTGGCGAAATGGAAGTGTGGGCACTGGAAGCTTATGGAGCTGCTTACACTCTGCAAG